The DNA sequence GGGCGGCATTGGTGCACAGGTTCATGACCACTTGCTGGAGCTCGGTGGCGTCGCCCACGATGGCCGCGTCGCCGCTATTGAGATGGGCCCGCAGCTCGATGCCCGCCGGGAGGGACGCGCGGAGAAGAAGCAAGGCTTCGGAAACCGCCGCCTCCGTCCGGAAGGGAAGCTCTTGTCGCTCACTCCTGCGACTGAACATCAGGATCTGATCCACAACGCGCTTCGCCCGTCCGCCGGCAAGGACAACGCGCGCAATGTAGTTGTGCGCCGGGCTGCCGGCCGCCACAGCAGCCAGAGCCATTTCCCCATAGCCCAGGATGGCGCCGAGAATGTTGTTGAACTCATGGGCCACGCCGCCGGCGAGCGTGCCTAGGGATTCCAGCCGTTGCGTCTGCGACAGCCGCGCCGAGAATGCAGCACGCTCATTCTCTGCGCGTTGCCGCTCGAGGGCGTTGACAAACATCCCGCCGGCCGTACGCAGCAGAGCAATATCCCCGCGGTCCGTTACGTTGGCGGAAATCCCCTCGAACATCAGATAGCCGAGGCAGCCCTGCGCATTGGTCAGTGGGATCGACAGCCAGGACTGCAGGCCCAGTGCGGTCAGGCGAGCCTTCCTTGGTCCCGGCGGCAGGGCTTTCACATCGGGCACATAGGTCAGGCCGGCCTGTCTGCCGAACTCCGGGTCCCAGTCCATCGCCAGATCCAGCAGATCGCCGGAGGATTGGAGTTGGTCTGGCCCGCCAGCCCGCGGCACGACATAGTGCCGCGCGATTGGATCCTCGGTCCGTCCCGACAGGATGAGCACACGGGCCCGGTCCGCATTCGCCTGTTCCGCCAATCGCGCAAGCGCAGCCTCGATGCCGTGGTCGAGCCGGTCCAACGGCAGACTGATGAATTCGGTGGAGATCGATGCGATCAGGTTCTCCAGGGCAAGCTGCCGCTGCAGAACAAGCGCCTTGGCACGCAGTTGAAGGATCAAATAGCCAACATAGATGGCAAGCCCCATGGCGGCCCCGTAGAGGGCGATGCGCAGAAACCGTGCCCGCGCCGCGGCCCGGCCATACTGGTCCAGGTAGACACGCTGGATCGCCTGGACATGCTTGTCCACAAGGCCGGCCTGGAGCTGGCCGACCATTGCATCGACACCGGGCAGAGTGGCGGTGATCAACCGGCCATGCGCGAGGAGCGCCTGTATCTGCGGAACATTCGCCTCTGTCGCCGTAAGGCTGAGGCGATTGATGGCAAGGTTCAGCTCCCTGGCGATGTCGCCTTGCGGGTCTCGCGTGAAGCGGAGCATGACGGATGCTACGGTTCCGACCTGGTCCCGCATCGCGGACAGGCCGGGCAGTTCCGCATCCAGATCGAGGAGCTGCTGATTGAATGCACTGATCGAATTCTGCATCAAGGCGGTATCGGATTTGAAGATCTCCACCTGCACTTCCTGGTCCGCAATCGCAGCGGCCAAGCGCGAGACGTGCTGAGCCAGCACGGCGCGGTCACTGTCCGTCTCTGCTGCATGGCCGATCGCCTCCAGGCTGGCGGCGGCCCCCTGTAAGCTGTCATTCGCCTTGACCAGGGGGTCGTAATTGCGCAGCAAACCCGCACGAGCGCGGAGGACATCGCGTTGCAGTGACGCATTGGATAGATCCAGAACCTGGAGGGCGTTGAGGATACGCTGGTGCTCGGTTGCGTCGGGGACCGTGCTGCGCATCATCAGATAGGTCAGCCCGAGCAGCAGCGCTGCGACAACGAGCAGGAGATCGCGCCGGGACGCCGTCATGGGGCAAACTCCTCCCGTCGGCTCAGGAGACGCCCCTGGTACTCGCCGGTCAACGTGCCGAGAAAGCGCACGATGAGATCAATATCGGTCTTGGGCAACTCTCGACCCAATTGAACCCGTGCCATGATCTCCACGGCCTCCTCGAGTGTTCTTGCCGATCCATCGTGGAAATAGGGGGCGGTC is a window from the Indioceanicola profundi genome containing:
- a CDS encoding two-component system VirA-like sensor kinase, whose amino-acid sequence is MTASRRDLLLVVAALLLGLTYLMMRSTVPDATEHQRILNALQVLDLSNASLQRDVLRARAGLLRNYDPLVKANDSLQGAAASLEAIGHAAETDSDRAVLAQHVSRLAAAIADQEVQVEIFKSDTALMQNSISAFNQQLLDLDAELPGLSAMRDQVGTVASVMLRFTRDPQGDIARELNLAINRLSLTATEANVPQIQALLAHGRLITATLPGVDAMVGQLQAGLVDKHVQAIQRVYLDQYGRAAARARFLRIALYGAAMGLAIYVGYLILQLRAKALVLQRQLALENLIASISTEFISLPLDRLDHGIEAALARLAEQANADRARVLILSGRTEDPIARHYVVPRAGGPDQLQSSGDLLDLAMDWDPEFGRQAGLTYVPDVKALPPGPRKARLTALGLQSWLSIPLTNAQGCLGYLMFEGISANVTDRGDIALLRTAGGMFVNALERQRAENERAAFSARLSQTQRLESLGTLAGGVAHEFNNILGAILGYGEMALAAVAAGSPAHNYIARVVLAGGRAKRVVDQILMFSRRSERQELPFRTEAAVSEALLLLRASLPAGIELRAHLNSGDAAIVGDATELQQVVMNLCTNAAHAMEGHGIIEVDLDRIDMMGAQALSHGQIKAGRYVRLRVKDTGHGMDGATLQRIAEPFFTTKGPGHGTGLGLSMVHGIVTAHGGGLDVRSAPGRGSCFSVYLAQADKPAVQDATILELPIPRGRGETVLLVEADARQRLLAEEMLAALGFEPVGVDCAQAALHAVQTDPDRFDAVLAEQILPDMPGSALARALRQRSPALAVLLATEHQSSVPDAEREAAGIRDVLQKPLRLRPLAMSLMRIGLGAFRRAPLAEDQPANVASVGQPAKSGLGDPDVPPDEDDDAAAKRRQSGRYDEEKADSGRG